The nucleotide window CCGCGCGGCCGACGCCGGGATGGGGGCTGCGCTGGCCGGCTACGACCTGGCGGTGAACGCGGTCCGGCGCGAGGTAGGCGAGGCGCTCGCGGACGCCCGCGCCGCCGCGACCCAGATCCGCACCGCGGAGGCGGCGCTCGCGGTCGCGGAGGAGGGGTTCAAGCTCGAATCGGACCGCATCAAGCAGGTGCCGGGGCGCCCGCTGGAGCTGATCGACAGCTTCCGCCAGTTGCTCGAATCGCGCCAGGAACTGCTCCGGGCCACGGTCGCGTTCAACGCGGCCCAGTTCCGGCTGTGGGTCGCGATCGGAAACGCCCCGGAATGAAGCCAGGTTCGGGGTTACGATTTCGGTTGAGCCGGGCGCTGTGCTTCTTCGGCCGTGCGGTCTGAGGGTGCGTTTCCGAACGGGCAGTGCCGGCAACCGCTCTTGCAACAGTGGCCACGCTTCCGGTGGTACGCGGCGGTGAAGACCCACTTCCCGTTTTCGACGTAGTAGTCGATGCCCTCGACCGGCCGTGTGTTCGGAGCGTCCATCGCTTCTGTTGCCGTTGGTTTCAGCTCGGATAACCAGAACCGCGTGAGCGACGGAGCTGGGTGCATTCAAATGCGGCGGATCACACCCGCCGCTCTGCTGTTGTCACGCCCCTCGTCTCCGTAACGCGCTCCTCATTCTTTCTCGCCCGACACCTGCACGCCGAAGCCGTTGAGGTCGATGTCCTCGCCCTTCTCGGCCTCGCCCGGGCCGCCGCGGTCGATCGACAACCGTATGTACGCCCAGAAGCTCGTTTTCTCGCCCTGCATGTCGTACCCGCTCGCGTCGGTGTCGGCTTCGAGCAGCCAGCGCCAGCCCCGGCGCTCGTCCTTGCCCGCGTCGGACGCCTCCTCCTGCCACCCCTTCAGCACCCGCGACAGGTTCTGCACCGCCGCCCGCCAGCCCTTCGCCTCCACGATGTGCAGGCGGATCTCGTCCCCCACCGTCTCGATTGACGAGTTGGGCAGGCTCTTGAGCGCGTCGAACAGCTTGTGCTCCAGCGCCGAGCACCGCCACGGGGACCACAGGTAGAAGGTGACGCTCGGCGACTCCATCACCAGCCCGAACAGCTCGACCCGCATGGCCCCTCTCCGCGTACCCTCGTGTAACATTCCTAGATGCAATCTAGTTCACTGCTCTTCTGCGGAGAAGGTGAGTGCAGCCGCAATTGCCCGCCCACATCGGTTACCCGGTTGTCGCAATCGGAGACCTCCACGGCCGCGTCGAGTGGCTCGACAAGCTCGTCGCGAAGCTGCGCCGGCGGCCCGAGTGGCCGCACGCGAAGCTCGTGTTCCTGGGCGACCTCGTGGACCGGCACTTCGAGGTTCGGGCGCTCGTGTCGCGTGTACTGGAACTGATCGCCGAAAAGCCCGGCAGCACGTGTGTGGCCGGTAACCACGATCTCGCCCTTGTTCGCGCGGCCGGGCTGGACGGCCCGCCGTCGGTCGAATGGGCGCAGCGGTACGGGCGGAACTACGACCACCAGTGGACGTTCCGCAGCTATCTCGGCCGCACGCCGGACTTTCTGCCGCCCGGGAAGTGGGAACAGGAGTTGCAAGAGCTGAAGGCCGCGATGCCCGCCGAGCACCGGGCGTTTCTGGCCGGGTTGCCGTGGGTGGCCGAGGCCGAAGGGCACGTGTTCCTCCATAACGGGCTGTCGCCGGAACTCGACTGCCCGGCGGCGGTGCAGCTCGAGTGCCTGCACCGCAAGCTGTGGGACCGGGCCGTCGTGAGCCCGCGGTTCGGCACCGAAACGGACCGACTGTTTCACCCCGAGTACCCGGTGTGGCTCGGGGCCGATAAGCGGCTGTCGGCGAACCCGCTGCCGCTGCCCGGAAAGGTGCAGGTGAGCGGCCACGTCCACGTTCCCGCACCGGACGCGAACGCGGTTCGCATCCGCATCGATACGAGCGGCGGGGTGACCGAGCCGCTGACGGCGTGCGTGCTTACGGGGCCAAACGCTGAGCCGGTGTTCGTGTTCAGCAACGAGTGAGGGCGGCCCGAACGAGGACCGCCCTGCGCAGCCCAGGGGCCGCGCTCACAAGAGGTTACAGCGCGTCGCACGCGCCCGGTTCGTGGGTGGTGGCGTACCAGCCGGCGGGCGGCGAGGAGTAGCGGATCGGGGGCCGTTGTTCGGTTGGTCACCCAACTCGCGTGGCCCTGTAACCCCCGTTACAGACCGTGCGGACGACCGCCCGGTCTGTAACGGCGCTTAGATCATCGGCGCGGACGCGCGGTCGTACCCGCCGGAGCGGCTCAGCAGGTTCCGGGCATCGTCGCCCTGGCCGCATTCGACCGTCACCAAGTACCGGCCGGACTGCACCGCGTCTTCGTAGTAGCGGGCGTCCTCTTCCGGAATGCCCCAGCCGATGAGCGCGCCGGCGATGCTCGCGGCGGCCGCCCCGCCCGCCGCGCTAATAAGGGCCGCGGCCAGGGGTCCGACGGCCAGGACCGGGCCGATCACCGGAATCATGCCGAACGAAACCGCCAGCGAGCCCAGCGCGAGCGCTCCGCCACCGGCCACCGCGCCGATCGCCGCGCCCTCGGCGGCGTTCGTGTCCTGGGCGCCGGAGCCGTCGCGCCGCACCGTTTTGCCGTTCGCGTCCTTGGCGACCAGGCCGATCTGGTCGTCGCGATAGCCCGCGTTCTTGAGTTCGTCGATCGCGCGCTCGGCGGCATCACGGGTGGAGAAGACGCCGACGGTCGTGTTGCAGGTGGCGGCCTTAGCCATGATTGTCCTCGCATGTAAAGGAGAGTTCCGGCCCGGTGGACCGGTACTCGGCTGATTACAGCACGGCTCGTGCCGGGGGGCGGCGCACACGGTTGCTATTCGCTACATCCCCTCACATCAATTCCAGTCGTTTCCAGTTCCAGGTTCCACGTAAAGCCAAACGGCACACGAATGGTCCTGAGCAGGTGCCGAGTCGGCGCCCACTTGAAACGTGAAACGACTCAGTCGCGACCCAGCACCCGTTCGCCCCGCCCCCGCGGGCGCGGGGCGAACGGGAACGTCACCCGGACCGCCCACACCACCCACGTGTGCCCGCACCAGAACGCGGTTTACGAGCGGGTCGCAGGTTCGCCACGGTGCGCCGGCCGGTGGTCGCCAGTGCCCCGACCATCCACGTCGAGAACCGCTGCTACGTCGGGTTGGTGAAGTGTGGCGCTAGAACGTGGACAAGCGCCTGGGCCTCGGGTGGTACAACCACGGCCGCCGTTCGTGAGGGAGGGCCACGAGAGCTTGTGCAATCCTCATGATACCTCACCACGGACGGCTCCAAAATCGGTAGAGTCGAGGGGTGGCGTCACAGAAACCTGACCCTTTAGACGGCGGAAAGGGGCACCGCTACGGTGGCTCGGAGTTCGTACATTTCGGGCGTTTTGGTACAGCCCCAGCGCGGAGAATATCGGGTAGATTGGCTGCAATACCGCAGCCCCGGCAGGCCCTCGCTCTGCCTGCCGGCGATCCTGCGACGCACGCGGCCGAGCGCTACGACGCGCCTTGTTTCGTCCCCTTCCGGAGCTTTTAATTCAACATGTTCACTAACACGCCCAAGGCGCGCTGGCAACGGGGTGGCCTAAATCAGTGCCGTCCTCGACTCGTCGTCGAAGCTCTTGAAGGCCGTTGCGTGCCCGCCACCATCAACGTGACCGGCCTCGGCGATGCCGTTGCTCCGGATAGCACCGTCACGCTGCGCGAAGCGATCCGGTCGATCAACGGCGCGGCGAACGTCAACACGGACGTGGTGCCGACGGGAGCCGCTTACGGCACCGACGACACCATCACCTTCACCGGGCTGAGCGGTACGATCGTACTCGCCGCCGCGCTTGACCCACTCGACGTGTCGGTCACCATCAACGGCACGACCGGGGCCGGTTACGCGGGCGCCCCGGTTGTCACCGTGGACGGGAACGGCAACCCGACGTTCGCTGTTAACGGCCAGCATGTGACCATCCGCGGGCTGTCGATCGTGCGCAGCGCCAACAACGGGATTACGGTCCAGGGACCCGGGGCCTCGGGGGTCGTGATCGCCGGCAACTACATCGGCGTGCGGGCCGACGGGACCACGGCGGCACCCAATGAGGCGTCCGGCGTGCTGATCGACGGGGCCGCGAACGGCACGGTCGGTGGTACCGTCCCGGCGGACCGGAACGTCATCTCCGGTAACGTTCGCGAGGGCGTCGTGATCCAGGGCTCGGGCGCGTCGGGAAACGTCGTCGCGGGTAACCACATCGGCACCAACGCCGCTGGCACCGCCCCGCTCGGGAACGCAACCGGCGTGTACGTGTTGGCCGGGGCAGCGAATAACACCATCGGCGGCACCGCGACCGGGGCACGCAACGTCATCTCCGGCAACACCAGCGGTGGCGTGGTTCTCCAGGACGCCGGCACGACCGGCAACCTGATCGCGGGCAATTACATCGGCATCGATGCCGGCGGTACCACTGCCGTCCCAAATCCGGCCGGGGTACTGATCAACGGGGCGGCGAACAACACCGTCGGCGGGACCGTCGCGGGGGCGCGGAACGTGATCTCCGGAAACGCCAGCCACGGCGTCTCCATACAGAGCCCCGGCACAACGGGAAACGTCGTTCAGGGGAACTTTATCGGCACCAATGCCGCGGGCACCGCCGCGGTCGGTAACGCGTCCGGCGTCGTAGTTACCTTTGGCCCCGCGAACAACACCATCGGCGGCACAACCGCCGGCTCTGGCAACGTCATCTCCGGGAACACCGCGCTCGGCGTCCAACTCGCCACCGTGACGGGGATCGTCGTGGCGGGCAACTACATCGGCACCGATCCCAGCGGCACCGCCGCCGTCGCCAACGGGTTAGGGGTGCTGCTCAGCGCCGGGGCGGTGAACAACACCATCGGCGGTACGTCCGCGGGCGCGGGTAACGTGATCGCCTTCAACGGCGGGGCCGGCGTCGCGCTCGACGACTCCGTTGGGGCAACGGGGTTGAGTTCCGGCGCCAGCATCCTCGGGAACGCGATTTTCTCAAACGGCGCGCTGGGGATCGACCTTCGCGGCGACGGGGTCACGGCCAACGACGCGCAGGACAGTGACACGGGCGTGAACAGCCTTCAGAACTACCCGCTCATCGCCTCGGTGGTGGGCCGCCGGGTCAGCGGGCACCTGGCCGGCGCCCCGAACGCGAGCTTCCGTCTCGAGTTCTTCAGCAACCCGGCTCGCGACCCGTCCGGGTTCGGTCAGGGCAAAACGTTCCTCGGAGCCGTTACCGTCGCCACCGACGGCGCCGGTGTCGCGGCGTTCCTCTTTGATGCCCCGGCCGACTTGCGGGACCAGTACGCCACCGCGACCGCGACGGATCTGGCGTCCGGCGACACGTCCGAATTCGGTAACGCGGTACTCGGCACCGGGCTCACCCCGCTCCTCCCCCCGCCGATCCCGTCGCGGCTGCCGCTCGCGGACCCGGAACAGGTCGTTCGGGCGGCGCCGGTGGTCAACACGCCGCTCGTCCCTCCGGGGGTGGAACCGGTCGTGACCGCCGGGCACATCGCTCCGACCGCGGGCGTCGCCGACTCGCTCGCCGCGAAGCCGGTGGTGGTGGTCGGTCCGGGGCCGGGCGGGAACGGGGTCGTGCGGGTCATCAACGGCGACGGTACGGTCCGCGCGGACATCACCGCGTTCGCAGGGTTCGCGGGCGGGGTGAAGGTCGCGACCGCCGATGTCACCGGCGACGGGGCCGCGGACCTGGTCGTCGGGACCGGTGCAGGCGCGGCGGGCGGGCACGTGAAGGTGTTCGACGGGGCCACCGGCGAGTTGGTCTACAGCTTTTTCGCGTTCGCGGGGTTCGCGGGCGGGGTAGACGTCACGGGCGGCGACATCAACGCCGACGGGTTCGATGACATCATTGTCGGCGCCGGGGCCGGCGCGCCCGGCGGGCACGTGAAGGTGTACGACGGCCGGACCGGCGCGCAACTGGCCAGCTTCTTCTCCTTCGACGCGGCGTTCCTGGGCGGCGTGACCGTGGCGGCTGGCGATTTCAATGCCGACGGGCTGGCAGATGTCGTTGTCGGGGCCGGACCCGGGGCCGCACCGCACGTGAAGATTATCGAAGCGACGAGCCTCCTCCGGGTGGGCTCCGACGGGCAGATCGCCGGCCCCGCGCTCCTGGCGAGTTTCTTCGCGTTCGACCCGACGTTTCGCGGCGGGGTGGACGTGACCGCGGGCGCGGATTTCGTCGCCAACGGTGTAGCCGAACTCGTGGTCGGCGCCGGGTCGGGCGGCGCGCCGCACGTGAAAGTGATCAACGGGACCAAGGTCACCCGAACGGACCCCCGCGGACGCATCTCGGACGACGCTCTTCTGGCGAGCTTCTTCGCGTTCGATCCGGCGTTCCGCGGCGGCGTGCGGCTCGGAGAGGCCGATGTCGACCAGGACGGGATTGATGAACTCGTGATCGGCGCCGGCCGGGGTGTGCGTGTGATCCGGGCGCCGGGCTTCACGGACGACGTGACGCGGTTCGATGCGCTCTCCGGCGGCGCAGACGGTGCCTACGTCGCATAGCCGATGCTCCGGCCCGGGACGCCCGCGCGCTTGCGCGGGCGAAATCGGTTCAGGTAAATATGCCTGAACCGATTCCCAGTCGTTTCTCGTTCCCGGTTCCGCGCTCCGCGTGAAGCCGACGGCGCGCGAATGGTTCGGCGCGTGTACCGAGTCGGTTCCCACTTGGAACCGGGAACGACGGGATTCTGGAAAAAGTCCGTGCGGTTTCAGCGGCGTCCGGCACTCCACACCGCCCGCCGACCGGGACTCGCGAACGAACGCGCGAATCGTTAGGATCGGGGCCAGTTCGAGGAATGACTGATGACCGTGCCGAACCGTGCCGTGCCGCCCCGGTTGTTGAACCTGCTCACCGCGGACCCCGTACCCGACGCCGACCTGCTCTCCCGGTTCATCCAGTCCCGGGACGGGGCCGCGTTCGCAACACTCGTCGAGCGACACGGGCCGATGGTGCTCCGCGTCTGCCGCCGCACGCTCTGGGACGCCCACACCGCCGAAGATGCGTTCCAGGCCACGTTCCTCGCGCTGGTCCGGGGGGCAGGTCGGGTGCGCAAAACCGCGTCGGTGGCGGCGTGGCTTCACGGGGCTGCCGTTCGCATTTCCCTCAAGGCGCGGGGCGCGGCCACCCGCGCGCATCGCACGCCCCCGGCTCCGTCACCGGCCCAATGTGGCCCCGACCCGCTCGCGGAGATCACGGGCCGGGAACTCGTCTCGGCGATCGACGAGGAACTGGCCCGGCTACCGGATCGGTTCCGGGCCGCGATCACCCTGTGCTGCCTGGAAGGGCTGTCGCAGGACGAGGCCGCGCGGCGCTTGGGGTGGTCGGCGGCCTCAGTGCGGGGACGACTGGAACGCGGCCGGGAGCGGTTGCGGGTGCGGCTGGCACAGCGGGGGCTGGCGCTCGCGGCGGGGTTGGGCGGCCTCCTCCCCGGCGAGGCTCACGCGACGGTTCCGCCGCGGTTGCTGGCCCGGGTGATCGAACTCCCCACGCTCGGAACCGTGCCGCCCCGCGTGGCGGAGATGGCGGCGGGTGCGGCGCCGTCCGGCGCGGCCTGGAAGGCCGTGGCCGTGGCACTGGTGGTGCTCGCGGTCGGCGGCGCGGCGGTCGGAAGCGGGAGCCCGCCCCAGAATACTCCTGAAACCGCAACAGCATCCACAATGCCACTCGCCCCGTCGGGCGCGAGGCCCGAAGGTGGCGCCGGGCGCCCCGCGGCGAACCCGCCGGTAAAGACCGACCGCTACGGCGACCCGCTCCCCGCGGGCGCGATCATGCGCCTGGGGACGCTCCGCACCCGCGCCCCGAT belongs to Gemmata obscuriglobus and includes:
- a CDS encoding DUF5522 domain-containing protein; translation: MHPAPSLTRFWLSELKPTATEAMDAPNTRPVEGIDYYVENGKWVFTAAYHRKRGHCCKSGCRHCPFGNAPSDRTAEEAQRPAQPKS
- a CDS encoding metallophosphoesterase, translating into MQPQLPAHIGYPVVAIGDLHGRVEWLDKLVAKLRRRPEWPHAKLVFLGDLVDRHFEVRALVSRVLELIAEKPGSTCVAGNHDLALVRAAGLDGPPSVEWAQRYGRNYDHQWTFRSYLGRTPDFLPPGKWEQELQELKAAMPAEHRAFLAGLPWVAEAEGHVFLHNGLSPELDCPAAVQLECLHRKLWDRAVVSPRFGTETDRLFHPEYPVWLGADKRLSANPLPLPGKVQVSGHVHVPAPDANAVRIRIDTSGGVTEPLTACVLTGPNAEPVFVFSNE
- a CDS encoding general stress protein, which produces MAKAATCNTTVGVFSTRDAAERAIDELKNAGYRDDQIGLVAKDANGKTVRRDGSGAQDTNAAEGAAIGAVAGGGALALGSLAVSFGMIPVIGPVLAVGPLAAALISAAGGAAAASIAGALIGWGIPEEDARYYEDAVQSGRYLVTVECGQGDDARNLLSRSGGYDRASAPMI
- a CDS encoding beta strand repeat-containing protein → MPATINVTGLGDAVAPDSTVTLREAIRSINGAANVNTDVVPTGAAYGTDDTITFTGLSGTIVLAAALDPLDVSVTINGTTGAGYAGAPVVTVDGNGNPTFAVNGQHVTIRGLSIVRSANNGITVQGPGASGVVIAGNYIGVRADGTTAAPNEASGVLIDGAANGTVGGTVPADRNVISGNVREGVVIQGSGASGNVVAGNHIGTNAAGTAPLGNATGVYVLAGAANNTIGGTATGARNVISGNTSGGVVLQDAGTTGNLIAGNYIGIDAGGTTAVPNPAGVLINGAANNTVGGTVAGARNVISGNASHGVSIQSPGTTGNVVQGNFIGTNAAGTAAVGNASGVVVTFGPANNTIGGTTAGSGNVISGNTALGVQLATVTGIVVAGNYIGTDPSGTAAVANGLGVLLSAGAVNNTIGGTSAGAGNVIAFNGGAGVALDDSVGATGLSSGASILGNAIFSNGALGIDLRGDGVTANDAQDSDTGVNSLQNYPLIASVVGRRVSGHLAGAPNASFRLEFFSNPARDPSGFGQGKTFLGAVTVATDGAGVAAFLFDAPADLRDQYATATATDLASGDTSEFGNAVLGTGLTPLLPPPIPSRLPLADPEQVVRAAPVVNTPLVPPGVEPVVTAGHIAPTAGVADSLAAKPVVVVGPGPGGNGVVRVINGDGTVRADITAFAGFAGGVKVATADVTGDGAADLVVGTGAGAAGGHVKVFDGATGELVYSFFAFAGFAGGVDVTGGDINADGFDDIIVGAGAGAPGGHVKVYDGRTGAQLASFFSFDAAFLGGVTVAAGDFNADGLADVVVGAGPGAAPHVKIIEATSLLRVGSDGQIAGPALLASFFAFDPTFRGGVDVTAGADFVANGVAELVVGAGSGGAPHVKVINGTKVTRTDPRGRISDDALLASFFAFDPAFRGGVRLGEADVDQDGIDELVIGAGRGVRVIRAPGFTDDVTRFDALSGGADGAYVA